TTTTTGTCATTATCGGCCCCAGCGGTTCAGGGAAGAGTACGCTGTTGCGTTTGATTATCGGCTTGGCTAAGCCGACTAGCGGGCGCATTTGGGTGCTGGGGCAGGACGTAACGCAACTGGATGAAGAGGCTATGAACCTGGTCCGTTTGCGTATGGGCATGGTATTTCAATATTCGGCTCTGTTTGACTCTATGACGGTAGGCGATAATGTGGCCTTTGGTTTGCGTCAGCATACGAAACTGAGTGAAGAAGAAATTGCTAAGATTGTCAGGCGCAAGCTGCGCATGGTAGGTTTGGTTGGCCGAGAAGAACTGCTGCCAGGCCAACTGTCAGGGGGCATGAAGAAACGGGTGAGTTTGGCTAGAGCCATTGCCAACAACCCGGAAGTGGTCTTGTATGATGAGCCGGCAGCAGGACTGGATCCAGTGATGACAGAGAAGATAGACAGGTTGATTTTAGGGGCTCGGCGTATGACTGGGGCGACCTCAGTGGTGGTTACGCACTATATGAACAGTGCCATGCGGATTGCAGACCGAATTGCCATGTTGCATGAAGGGAAAGTTATTGCCATTGATACCAAGGAACGTATGCAAGAAACGATAGACCCTGTTGTATATCAGTTTATTCATGGAATGAAACGGCCAGGGACGGCCGCCATGAGGAGGATGTTGAGTGAAGGCAAGCACGAATAGCACGGAAGTGAAGGTTGGCGCGGCTACGATAGCAGCAGTGGTACTGCTGGCCTTGATGATTATGTACTTAGGGGGCTTTAGCCTGACGACCAAAGGCTATCCCATTCAAGCGGTATTCAGCCAGGTAGGCGGCCTTAAGGATGGGGCCATTGTTCGTTACGCTGGAGTAGATGTGGGACGCGTGCAGTCGGTGGAAATGACGACTACCGGCGTGACGGTAAACTTGCGTATTTTTGACCATGTGCGAATTCCGCGCGGGTCTGTCTTTACTATTGCCTCTGAGGGACTTTTGGGCGAAAAATACATAACCATTTTGCCGCCGAATCAGCCCAGTGAGCATAATTTGCGCCCTGGCGAGGTGGTAATTGGCACAGAGGCGCAGGGAATTGATTCCGTCATGGCGTCCGCCGACAAAACAATGGCGGAAATGCGGACGTTGTTGGCGCATTTTAATGATTTAGTGGGGGATCCGGCAGTAAAAGATTCTCTAAAGCAAGCGCTTTTGCGTTCAAAAGTGATCGCTCAAAATATGGAAGAGCTTACGGCTGCGCTGGCGCGTATGGCTGTGCAGAATGAAGGCGACATCCGGACCATGGTTGGGAATTTGCAAGTGATGTCGGAAAATCTTCGTAATTTGTCTGCGCGGGTGGACACGATGGTGGCTACGCTGGATAATAACGGAGAAACCGCCAGAGATGTGCGCGAAATGCTGCATAACATGAAAAAAGCTAGTGCGAGAATTGAAAGTATCGCTACCTCATTGGACGGGATTGCGAGCGATCCGGAAACAAGCCGCAATATCAAAGCAACCTTGCGCAACGCCAGGGAAGCCAGCGAGAAGGCCAATCGCATGCTGGGAAAGTTTGACTCTATGAAGATAGGCGGCGATGTTGATTTCTTTTATAATCCGGAGCAGCGGAAATACCGTACCGATATTGACTTTCGTCTAGATACCTCGGAAAAGGACTTTGCCTTGCTGGGTTTTTCCAGTCTGGGGGAAGGAACTAAGACGACCTTGCAAATGGGACGGCGCAATGGCGATCTGGATTTTCGGGCGGGCCTAATGGATAGTAAGATGGGGCTGGGCGTGGATAACCATTTGAGCAAAAACTGGATTGTTTCCGTAGATGCCTACGATCCCAATGATCTGCGCTGGAAGGTGCGCAGTCAGTGGCGGATTGCGCCGCAAACCTGGCTTGTGGGACAGACGGACAGTGCCGGTAAAAATACGCGCGAGGCTACCTATGTTGGCGTTAGGACTTCCTTTTAAAAAGGACATTGACAGTAGAGATAGCATTGACAAGCAAGGAAAAACATTCATATAATGAAGAGGTTCTGTTTTTTTGACTGGACAGTCAGTGTGCGAAACAGTAAAAGAAATACAATTCAGTTCATAACACGGCTTGGAACTATGAAGGAGGATGCAAGGTGCAGAAACGAAGAGGCTGGAAAAAACTAATGGCGGTAGTGCTTGTAAGTGGCTTATTAGGCGGGCAAACCGCTTGGGCTGCTGATGTTGATTTGACGTTGCAAGAAGCAATTGAAAAGGCCTTGGCTACCAATCCGACCGGCCAAATGGCGTTGGCGGATCAAAAAAAGGCGGAAGGAGCTTTGCGGCAGGCGAAGGCGGGGCGGATGCCGGTGCTGAGCTATACGCATATTGACAGCCGGCGGGGCGGAAATTATAGTGCTGGTTATAATGAGTACTTATATGACAACACGGTTGCATTGTCGCTGCCTCTTTACACAGGTGGTCAGGTGGAAGGCACTATTGATCAAGCCAAAGTAGGCGTTCATTCTGCTAATTTGAGTGTGGAGCAAGCTTGGCAGCAGATGAAGATTGATGCAACAACAGGCTATTATGATGTGTTGCAAGCCAGTAATATGATTCAAGTGGACAAAGAGTCGGTAGATCGCCTGGAAGCGCATTTGAAAAATGTACAGGCTCAATTTAATGTTGGTACTGTAGCTAAGTCGGATGTGCTACGTTCTGAAGTAGAATTGGCTAATGCCAAGCAGACTTTGATCAAAGCGGATAACGCCTATGAGGTAGCAGTTTCTTCTCTTAATAACGTGATCGGGTTGTCCTTGGAAACAAGGCTTACTTTGAAAGAAGAGTTGGCGTACCAGAAGTATGAGCAGTCTATGAGCGACTGCATCGATTATGCATTAAAGAATCGTCCAGACGTGCTGCAGGCCAAAGATTCCTTGACTTCAACCGCTAAAGGCGTGCAAATTGCGCAAAGCGGTAAAAAGCCTACGGTTACGTTGGCGTCTCTGTACGATTTTAATGACGAGTCCTTTCCTGGGGACAACAATAGCAACTGGCGCGTTTATTTTACAACCAGCTGGAATGTATTTGATTCCGGCTTAACCGATGCAAAAATTAGCCAGGCTAAAG
This genomic window from uncultured Anaeromusa sp. contains:
- a CDS encoding ABC transporter ATP-binding protein, which encodes MIRLEDVNVHWDGRHILRDVNLEIHKGEVFVIIGPSGSGKSTLLRLIIGLAKPTSGRIWVLGQDVTQLDEEAMNLVRLRMGMVFQYSALFDSMTVGDNVAFGLRQHTKLSEEEIAKIVRRKLRMVGLVGREELLPGQLSGGMKKRVSLARAIANNPEVVLYDEPAAGLDPVMTEKIDRLILGARRMTGATSVVVTHYMNSAMRIADRIAMLHEGKVIAIDTKERMQETIDPVVYQFIHGMKRPGTAAMRRMLSEGKHE
- a CDS encoding MlaD family protein, whose product is MKASTNSTEVKVGAATIAAVVLLALMIMYLGGFSLTTKGYPIQAVFSQVGGLKDGAIVRYAGVDVGRVQSVEMTTTGVTVNLRIFDHVRIPRGSVFTIASEGLLGEKYITILPPNQPSEHNLRPGEVVIGTEAQGIDSVMASADKTMAEMRTLLAHFNDLVGDPAVKDSLKQALLRSKVIAQNMEELTAALARMAVQNEGDIRTMVGNLQVMSENLRNLSARVDTMVATLDNNGETARDVREMLHNMKKASARIESIATSLDGIASDPETSRNIKATLRNAREASEKANRMLGKFDSMKIGGDVDFFYNPEQRKYRTDIDFRLDTSEKDFALLGFSSLGEGTKTTLQMGRRNGDLDFRAGLMDSKMGLGVDNHLSKNWIVSVDAYDPNDLRWKVRSQWRIAPQTWLVGQTDSAGKNTREATYVGVRTSF
- a CDS encoding TolC family protein, whose amino-acid sequence is MQKRRGWKKLMAVVLVSGLLGGQTAWAADVDLTLQEAIEKALATNPTGQMALADQKKAEGALRQAKAGRMPVLSYTHIDSRRGGNYSAGYNEYLYDNTVALSLPLYTGGQVEGTIDQAKVGVHSANLSVEQAWQQMKIDATTGYYDVLQASNMIQVDKESVDRLEAHLKNVQAQFNVGTVAKSDVLRSEVELANAKQTLIKADNAYEVAVSSLNNVIGLSLETRLTLKEELAYQKYEQSMSDCIDYALKNRPDVLQAKDSLTSTAKGVQIAQSGKKPTVTLASLYDFNDESFPGDNNSNWRVYFTTSWNVFDSGLTDAKISQAKASVEKAQEQLRKTRDAAHLEVRQAYLNMQEAEKRIDTTKVAVVQAEEDYKIAQVRYSAGVGTNLDVMDSQVALTQAKTNYIQALYDHNTSKAKLEKAMGIPVVRK